DNA sequence from the Verrucomicrobiia bacterium genome:
GACATAGCCTGCTATTCTGCGCGTCATGAAGATCCGGCTCAATCGTTTAGCCTCAGGCTTTTTCTTTCTCCTGCTAGTCACGTCGTTACAAGCCGCCACTGGCCGGGCACCGAATGTGATCTTCATCCTCGCAGATGATCTTGGCTATGGCGACATCGGTGCCTATGGACAGACGAAGATCAAAACACCGAACCTCGACCGCATGTCCGCTGAAGGAATGCGTTTTACCCAGCATTATTCCGGCAACGCTGTCTGTGCTCCCTCGCGTTGCGTGCTGATGACGGGCATGCATCCCGGCCACGCTTTCATTCGTAACAATCGTCAGATGGAAGGGGCGAGCCTGCCCAAGATCGGCAAACCGTCATCGGAAGGGCAGCATCCCATCCCCGCAGAAACCGTGACGATGGCAGAGTTATTCCAGTCTGCCGGTTATGTGACGGGTGGGTTTGGGAAATGGGGACTCGGTGGGCCAGGCAGCAGCGGTGAGCCGCTGAAACAGGGATTCAATCGCTGGTTCGGTTACAACTGCCAGGGAGTAGCCCACAATTTTTATCCGACCTATCTTTGGGACAACGACAAGACCATCGACCTGAAGAATCCGCCTTTCGCTTCCAATGACAAACTCACTCCAGCTGAAGATCCGGCCAAGGCCGAGAGCTATAAACGCTTTCAAGGCACAGAATATTCCGCTGATTTGATCGCTGAGAAAGCGAGGGATTTTGTGCGGGAGAACCAGTCGCGGCCATTCTTTCTCTATTGGCCAACGACTGTTCCGCACGTGGCTTTGCAAGTGCCGGATGATTCGCTTAAGGAGTATCTGGGCAAGTGGGAGGATGCGCCCTACGTCGGTGGGAAAGGCTACACTCCTCACTTCAAACCCAAGGCAGCTTACGCCGCGATGATCACGCGCATGGATCGTGAGATCGGTGCGATGATAAAACTGATTACTGAGCTTGGGCTGGATGAGAACACCATCTTTGTCTTCACCAGTGATAACGGCCCTTTAACCGGCACTCATCAGGGATTGGCGGGGACAGATGGCGCGTTCTTCAATTCCTCCGGTGGCTTGCGTGATGGCAAAGGCACTTTGTATGAAGGCGGGTATCGCGTGCCTGGTATCATCCGTTGGAAAGGTCAGATCAAGGCAGGCAGCACGAGTGAACGGGTGACGGGATTTGAAGACTGGATGCCTACGCTGATGGAACTTGTTGGAGTATCAGGCAAAACACCGAAGAATTTGGATGGAATCTCGTTCGCGCCTACTTTGATGGGAAAATCTCAACTGGAGCGGCCTTTTCTCTATCGCGAGTT
Encoded proteins:
- a CDS encoding arylsulfatase, encoding MKIRLNRLASGFFFLLLVTSLQAATGRAPNVIFILADDLGYGDIGAYGQTKIKTPNLDRMSAEGMRFTQHYSGNAVCAPSRCVLMTGMHPGHAFIRNNRQMEGASLPKIGKPSSEGQHPIPAETVTMAELFQSAGYVTGGFGKWGLGGPGSSGEPLKQGFNRWFGYNCQGVAHNFYPTYLWDNDKTIDLKNPPFASNDKLTPAEDPAKAESYKRFQGTEYSADLIAEKARDFVRENQSRPFFLYWPTTVPHVALQVPDDSLKEYLGKWEDAPYVGGKGYTPHFKPKAAYAAMITRMDREIGAMIKLITELGLDENTIFVFTSDNGPLTGTHQGLAGTDGAFFNSSGGLRDGKGTLYEGGYRVPGIIRWKGQIKAGSTSERVTGFEDWMPTLMELVGVSGKTPKNLDGISFAPTLMGKSQLERPFLYREFPAYTGQQSVRIGDWKGIRRNLARKDNPDYKIELYDLKTDRAETKDVSAAHPEIIARMEKLMREQHRKSADFPFPALDKLN